In a genomic window of uncultured Flavobacterium sp.:
- a CDS encoding glycoside hydrolase family 31 protein gives MITNTSLEYKGDLYPSKIVSFQHEGDSIFFHTDNKVILKVTILRDSLIRFRFTTKGYFSNDFSYAIDKTQLHGYNFLELTEEETYFQIRTSKVKCKIQKSDLRLSIYDLNDLLILEDELGFHWEESYEYGGNIVKMSKSSKDGECFYGLGDKATQMNLKGKRLENFATDQYAYQKEQDPLYKVVPFYIGLHNKQSYGIFFDNTFRTFFDFCQERRNVTSFWAEGGEMNYYFIYGPQMQDVVTTYTDLTGKPELPPLWVLGYHQCKWSYYPESKVKEITSKFRELKIPCDAIYLDIDYMEGFRCFTWNKEYFPDPKRMVAELAEDGFKTVVIIDPGIKIDKDYWVYKEALEKDYFCKRADGPYMKGKVWPGECNFPDYTNPVVREWWAGLFKELISDFGVKGVWNDMNEPAVMEVPNKTFPMDVRHVYDGNPCSHRKAHNIYGTQMARATYHGVKRFAYPKRPFVITRSAYSGAQRYTSSWTGDNVATWEHLWIANIQVQRMCISGMGFTGSDIGGFAEQPTGELYARWIQLGVFHPFCRTHSSGDHGNQEPWAFDEEVINITRKFVSLRYQLLPYLYTMFWQYIEEGIPMLKPLVYYDQDDTQTHYRNDEFIFGNQILVCPILEPNAVGRRMYIPRGEWYNYWTNEFSTGGREVWVDTKFDEIPVFVKAGAIIPKYPVQQYVGELEFDELVLDLYFKNGKEKSVVYEDAQDGYDYKKGRYSFLSFTTVGKEKELIVQLHKEGKYDTPYTKYKINLIGLPFKVTEIEIDNENVVFDKIAFEENKFLIVDKEFTELHIIGE, from the coding sequence ATGATTACAAATACATCATTAGAATATAAAGGCGATTTATATCCATCAAAAATTGTCTCATTTCAGCATGAAGGCGATTCTATCTTTTTTCATACTGACAATAAAGTAATCTTAAAAGTCACTATTCTTAGAGATAGTTTAATCCGATTTCGTTTTACTACAAAAGGGTATTTTAGCAACGATTTTTCATATGCAATTGATAAAACACAGCTTCACGGTTATAATTTTTTAGAACTTACAGAAGAGGAAACTTATTTCCAGATTAGAACGAGTAAAGTCAAATGTAAGATTCAAAAATCAGATCTTCGTTTGTCTATTTATGATTTAAATGATCTTTTGATTCTCGAAGATGAACTTGGTTTTCACTGGGAAGAAAGCTATGAATATGGCGGAAATATTGTAAAAATGAGTAAATCGTCAAAAGACGGAGAATGTTTTTACGGTCTTGGTGACAAGGCAACTCAAATGAATTTAAAAGGTAAAAGATTAGAAAATTTTGCCACTGACCAATATGCTTATCAAAAAGAGCAAGATCCATTATATAAAGTAGTTCCGTTTTATATTGGGTTGCATAACAAGCAATCTTACGGGATTTTCTTTGACAATACATTTAGAACTTTCTTTGATTTTTGTCAGGAAAGAAGAAATGTTACCAGCTTTTGGGCTGAAGGCGGCGAAATGAATTATTACTTTATTTATGGACCACAAATGCAAGATGTGGTCACTACATATACTGATTTGACTGGTAAACCGGAGTTACCGCCACTTTGGGTTTTGGGTTATCATCAATGTAAATGGAGTTATTATCCGGAAAGTAAAGTAAAAGAAATTACTTCGAAATTTAGAGAACTAAAAATTCCTTGTGACGCCATTTATCTGGATATTGATTATATGGAAGGATTTCGATGTTTTACATGGAATAAAGAATATTTTCCTGACCCAAAAAGAATGGTCGCAGAATTGGCCGAAGACGGTTTTAAAACTGTTGTAATCATCGATCCGGGAATTAAAATCGACAAGGATTATTGGGTTTATAAAGAAGCTTTAGAAAAAGATTATTTCTGCAAAAGAGCCGATGGACCTTATATGAAAGGTAAAGTCTGGCCAGGAGAATGTAACTTTCCAGATTACACAAATCCCGTTGTAAGAGAATGGTGGGCGGGATTATTTAAAGAATTAATTTCAGACTTTGGAGTAAAAGGAGTTTGGAATGACATGAATGAACCTGCCGTTATGGAGGTTCCAAATAAAACTTTCCCAATGGATGTTCGTCACGTTTACGACGGAAACCCTTGTAGTCATAGAAAAGCACATAATATTTACGGAACACAAATGGCGCGCGCAACTTATCATGGTGTTAAGCGATTTGCATATCCAAAACGTCCATTTGTGATCACAAGATCTGCTTATTCAGGAGCACAACGTTATACATCGTCCTGGACAGGTGATAATGTGGCAACTTGGGAGCATTTATGGATTGCAAATATTCAGGTACAAAGAATGTGTATTTCAGGAATGGGATTCACAGGTTCTGATATTGGAGGTTTTGCTGAACAGCCAACGGGAGAATTATATGCACGTTGGATTCAATTAGGTGTTTTTCATCCGTTTTGTAGAACGCACTCTTCCGGAGATCATGGAAATCAGGAACCTTGGGCTTTTGACGAAGAAGTGATTAATATTACCCGCAAATTTGTGAGTTTGCGTTACCAGTTATTACCTTATTTATATACCATGTTCTGGCAATATATTGAAGAAGGAATTCCTATGTTAAAGCCATTAGTTTATTACGATCAGGACGATACACAAACGCATTATCGTAACGACGAATTCATCTTTGGAAACCAGATTTTGGTTTGCCCAATCCTTGAACCTAATGCTGTAGGTAGACGTATGTATATTCCAAGAGGTGAGTGGTATAACTATTGGACAAATGAGTTTTCGACAGGAGGAAGAGAAGTTTGGGTTGATACCAAATTTGATGAGATTCCGGTGTTTGTAAAAGCAGGCGCGATAATTCCAAAATATCCGGTACAGCAATATGTTGGTGAGCTTGAGTTTGATGAATTGGTTCTTGATTTGTACTTTAAAAACGGAAAAGAGAAATCAGTAGTTTATGAAGATGCTCAAGACGGTTACGATTATAAAAAAGGACGTTATAGCTTTTTATCTTTCACTACAGTGGGAAAAGAAAAAGAACTAATTGTTCAGCTTCATAAAGAAGGAAAATATGATACACCTTATACTAAGTATAAAATTAATTTGATTGGATTACCTTTTAAAGTTACTGAAATCGAAATTGACAATGAAAATGTAGTGTTTGACAAAATAGCTTTTGAGGAGAATAAGTTCTTAATTGTTGATAAAGAGTTTACTGAATTGCATATAATAGGAGAATAA
- a CDS encoding M48 family metallopeptidase → MKKHLIIGLFAVVLAGCATNPITGKQNLNFVSNSELFPTSFQQYSTFLTENKVITGTADAKRVDLVGSKIKSAAEKYLNYLGQSQYLKDYRWEYKLVDNKEVNAWCLPGGKIVVYSGILPVTQNESGLATVMGHEVSHALANHGAQRMSAAQLQSIGGAVLDAATSNKSAQTKEIFSQAYGMGTQVGVMLPFSRSNESEADKIGLTLMAIAGYNPDDAIAFWTRMSANSGGAGTPEFMSTHPSDATRIANLKALIPEARATALKVGIIK, encoded by the coding sequence ATGAAAAAACATTTAATAATAGGCCTATTTGCAGTCGTTTTAGCCGGATGTGCAACCAATCCAATTACGGGAAAACAAAATTTAAACTTTGTTTCTAACAGCGAATTATTTCCAACATCATTTCAGCAATACAGTACTTTTTTAACTGAAAACAAAGTTATTACAGGAACTGCTGATGCAAAAAGAGTTGATTTGGTAGGATCAAAAATCAAGTCTGCTGCCGAAAAATATCTAAACTATTTAGGGCAATCTCAGTATTTAAAAGATTACCGTTGGGAGTATAAACTAGTTGACAACAAAGAAGTAAATGCATGGTGTCTTCCAGGAGGAAAAATTGTCGTTTACTCAGGGATTTTGCCTGTAACTCAAAACGAATCTGGATTAGCAACGGTTATGGGACACGAAGTTTCGCACGCATTAGCCAATCACGGAGCACAGAGAATGAGTGCTGCACAATTGCAATCAATAGGAGGCGCAGTTTTAGATGCTGCAACAAGTAATAAATCAGCACAAACTAAAGAAATATTTTCGCAAGCTTACGGAATGGGTACACAAGTAGGAGTAATGCTTCCGTTTAGCAGAAGCAACGAAAGTGAAGCCGATAAAATTGGATTAACATTAATGGCAATAGCAGGTTATAATCCAGATGATGCAATTGCATTCTGGACCAGAATGTCAGCTAATTCAGGAGGTGCAGGAACACCGGAATTTATGAGTACGCACCCATCTGATGCAACGAGAATTGCAAATTTAAAAGCATTAATACCAGAAGCCAGAGCGACAGCGCTTAAAGTTGGTATTATAAAATAA
- a CDS encoding MFS transporter codes for MKNLQKGDKKLLNAWAFYDWANSVYTLTIASAVFPIFYEALFSDRDHYIDVFGMHLKNSALISFTTAFAFLVVSFISPLLSGIADYVGNKKSFMKFFCYLGALSCMGLYWFDLGNIYLGLAFYFLGLIGYWGSLVFYNSYLPDIAFEEQQDRISAKGYSLGYIGSVILLIINLAMIMKPKLFGITGTDGEAAMKAMRYSFIMVGVWWILFSQYTYYYLPKGSKETGEKLTKSVVFNGFKELKKVWSLLKENIPLKRYLGGFFVSSMAVQTVMLVATYFGAQEIQWSSKEEGTIGLIICILIIQLVAVIGAVLTSRASAKFGNIPTLIVINSVWAVFCALAFFITLPIHFYVMATVAGFVMGGIQALSRSTYSKLLPETEDTASFFSFYDVAEKIGIVIGMCVYGIIDQITGSPRAAIVILGVFFVTAIFLLRRVHKKAL; via the coding sequence ATGAAAAACCTACAAAAAGGAGATAAAAAATTACTAAATGCCTGGGCGTTTTATGATTGGGCGAACTCGGTTTATACCCTTACAATTGCTTCGGCAGTATTTCCTATTTTTTATGAAGCTTTATTCTCTGATCGCGATCATTATATAGATGTTTTTGGAATGCATCTTAAAAATTCAGCTTTAATTAGTTTTACCACTGCTTTTGCATTTTTAGTGGTTTCTTTTATTTCTCCATTATTATCAGGAATTGCTGATTATGTTGGGAATAAAAAGTCCTTTATGAAGTTTTTCTGTTATTTGGGAGCTTTATCTTGTATGGGATTATATTGGTTTGATCTTGGGAATATTTATCTTGGATTAGCATTTTATTTCCTTGGATTAATTGGATATTGGGGAAGTTTGGTTTTTTATAATTCATATTTACCAGACATTGCATTTGAAGAACAACAAGACAGAATTAGTGCCAAAGGATATTCGTTAGGTTACATTGGAAGTGTAATTTTATTGATTATCAATCTTGCAATGATTATGAAACCAAAACTTTTTGGAATCACCGGAACAGATGGCGAAGCGGCGATGAAAGCAATGCGTTATTCTTTTATAATGGTAGGAGTTTGGTGGATATTATTTAGCCAATACACTTATTATTATTTACCAAAAGGAAGCAAAGAAACAGGCGAGAAATTGACAAAATCTGTTGTTTTTAATGGTTTCAAAGAACTTAAGAAAGTTTGGTCGTTATTGAAAGAAAATATTCCGTTGAAGAGATATTTAGGCGGATTCTTCGTTTCTAGTATGGCAGTACAAACCGTTATGCTTGTTGCTACTTATTTTGGCGCTCAGGAAATTCAATGGTCATCAAAAGAAGAAGGAACTATTGGATTAATTATTTGCATTCTGATTATACAATTAGTTGCAGTTATTGGAGCAGTTTTGACTTCAAGAGCTTCTGCTAAATTTGGAAATATCCCAACCTTAATTGTCATTAATAGCGTTTGGGCAGTATTTTGTGCCTTGGCTTTCTTTATAACTTTACCAATACATTTTTATGTTATGGCAACTGTTGCAGGATTTGTAATGGGCGGAATCCAAGCTTTATCACGTTCTACTTATTCAAAATTATTACCAGAAACCGAAGATACAGCTTCATTTTTTAGTTTTTATGATGTAGCAGAAAAAATAGGAATCGTAATCGGAATGTGCGTTTATGGTATTATCGATCAAATTACCGGAAGCCCTCGCGCAGCAATTGTAATATTAGGAGTTTTCTTTGTTACAGCAATTTTCTTATTGAGACGAGTACATAAAAAGGCACTTTAA
- a CDS encoding head GIN domain-containing protein — MKKVVHLIVFGAFLVGFIANAQSNKINGNGKVVTETRTTAEYDGIKVSGFYDVDLVAGKEGKIIIKGEENILAAIIIEVEDNTLKIHNKSNTNLRPSMGKKVQLTIPFDKISELALAGSGDIQTKNPIKSDKFLAKLSGSGNFNLAVDSNSLELNLSGSGNVRLKGTADNFTTKISGSGDIDAAGLKSKNVDVNVSGSGNSRVNCTESLTARVSGSGDIKYSGNPEKRDVKVSGSGNISKA, encoded by the coding sequence ATGAAAAAAGTAGTACATCTTATAGTTTTTGGAGCATTTTTAGTTGGTTTTATAGCAAATGCACAATCAAACAAAATAAACGGAAATGGTAAAGTTGTTACCGAAACCAGAACTACAGCCGAATATGACGGCATAAAAGTATCAGGCTTTTATGATGTTGATTTAGTTGCTGGAAAAGAAGGTAAAATCATCATCAAAGGAGAAGAAAATATTCTCGCAGCTATTATTATTGAAGTTGAAGATAATACGCTTAAAATTCACAATAAAAGCAATACGAACTTACGTCCAAGTATGGGCAAAAAAGTTCAGTTGACAATTCCGTTTGATAAAATCTCAGAATTAGCATTGGCAGGTTCAGGAGATATTCAGACTAAAAATCCAATTAAAAGCGATAAGTTTCTGGCAAAATTATCTGGTTCAGGAAACTTTAATTTAGCTGTAGATTCAAATTCTTTAGAACTTAATTTAAGCGGTTCAGGAAATGTACGTTTAAAAGGAACTGCTGATAATTTCACCACAAAAATTTCAGGATCAGGAGATATTGATGCTGCCGGTTTAAAATCTAAAAACGTAGATGTTAACGTTTCAGGTTCTGGAAATAGCCGTGTTAATTGTACCGAAAGTTTAACAGCAAGAGTTTCTGGTTCAGGAGATATAAAATATAGCGGAAATCCAGAAAAACGCGATGTAAAAGTTTCCGGTTCAGGAAATATTTCAAAAGCATAA
- a CDS encoding serine hydrolase, which produces MRRTILIILLAFSCALSFAQKKEDINKIKVFEDLKSSTSEMMLKYNLKGLSVVVFENYKIIWTNQWGIKATDSNEKIDENTAFSTASISKPITAIVCAMLEEKGLINLDDPIENYLERWKLPKSNFTKDTKVTWKQLLSHTAGTSQGGFEDYYEGDSIPTIVESLQGKLLPRSKKPIEFLFKPGTNFEYSGGGYVIIQCALEDHFQKTLAQIVKETLLDPLQLQNSTMLQPNEKGFLNNIAKVHNSKGEIIRTGIPITPQVAPSGLWSTPTDLALIAIEMQKALLGKGNKTISTAVAKKVTNIASMNGPRGWSYGWQRSLGFGNLEWFSHDGSNTGTGGDLLATMTDGNGIAILANGDKPNRLPVMCYLDKEIITKLHWTKTINNHDNQQIPKALKEVIKGYYTEILYGYDRLGVTKIVEENNHLYLNSPYLKDNFNVEKNEMYYIGDNSFRIENYPNIIRFNLNKNELKGLTISRPKYTSKELVLTLDQIRTSQTQLIEIFSENTFETAVNQFKKLRLKYPDYNFEESLNNLGYSYFNKKEIDLSLQIFKLNCSEYSESANTYDSLGEIYEAVGKLELAKQNYQKSLDLNPKNKNAAQMIAKIDAQLKLK; this is translated from the coding sequence ATGAGACGGACAATATTAATTATCCTTCTGGCATTTTCTTGTGCCTTATCTTTTGCACAAAAAAAGGAAGATATAAATAAGATTAAAGTTTTTGAAGATCTTAAAAGCAGCACTTCGGAAATGATGTTAAAGTATAATCTTAAAGGTTTGAGCGTTGTTGTATTTGAAAATTATAAAATAATATGGACAAATCAATGGGGAATAAAAGCTACTGATTCTAATGAGAAAATCGATGAAAACACGGCATTTTCGACTGCTTCGATTTCAAAACCAATAACGGCAATTGTTTGTGCAATGCTCGAAGAAAAAGGATTAATAAACCTTGATGATCCAATTGAAAATTACCTCGAAAGATGGAAACTTCCTAAAAGTAATTTTACAAAAGATACTAAAGTAACCTGGAAACAACTTTTATCTCACACTGCCGGAACTAGTCAAGGCGGTTTTGAAGATTATTACGAAGGTGATTCTATACCAACTATTGTAGAAAGTTTACAGGGAAAATTACTTCCGAGATCAAAAAAACCAATTGAATTTCTTTTTAAACCGGGAACAAACTTTGAATATAGCGGTGGCGGTTATGTAATTATTCAATGTGCGCTTGAAGATCATTTTCAAAAAACGTTAGCACAAATCGTAAAAGAAACGCTTCTTGATCCTTTGCAATTGCAAAACTCAACGATGTTGCAACCTAATGAAAAAGGTTTCTTAAACAATATTGCCAAAGTTCATAATAGCAAAGGCGAAATCATTAGAACCGGAATACCAATTACTCCGCAGGTTGCACCATCAGGTTTATGGTCTACTCCTACTGATTTAGCGTTGATTGCGATCGAAATGCAAAAAGCATTATTAGGAAAAGGAAACAAAACAATTTCAACGGCTGTTGCCAAAAAAGTAACTAATATTGCCTCTATGAATGGTCCTCGCGGTTGGAGTTATGGCTGGCAACGAAGTTTAGGTTTTGGAAATCTGGAATGGTTCTCGCATGACGGTTCAAACACCGGAACCGGAGGAGATTTATTAGCTACAATGACAGACGGCAACGGAATTGCAATTTTGGCAAATGGAGACAAACCAAATCGTTTGCCTGTAATGTGTTATTTAGATAAAGAAATTATCACAAAACTTCATTGGACAAAAACAATTAATAATCATGATAATCAACAAATTCCTAAGGCTTTAAAAGAAGTTATAAAAGGATATTATACTGAGATACTTTATGGTTACGATAGATTAGGTGTTACCAAAATCGTTGAAGAAAACAATCATTTATATCTTAATTCTCCTTATCTAAAAGATAATTTTAATGTCGAAAAAAACGAAATGTATTATATTGGCGATAACTCTTTTAGAATTGAAAATTATCCCAATATAATTCGGTTTAACCTAAATAAAAACGAACTAAAAGGACTGACTATTTCACGACCAAAATATACGTCCAAAGAATTAGTTCTCACATTAGATCAAATAAGAACGTCACAAACTCAATTGATTGAAATTTTTAGCGAGAATACTTTTGAAACAGCAGTAAATCAATTTAAGAAACTAAGATTAAAATATCCTGATTATAATTTTGAAGAAAGTCTCAATAACTTAGGATATAGCTATTTTAATAAAAAGGAAATCGATCTTTCGCTTCAAATTTTCAAACTTAATTGTAGCGAGTATTCTGAATCTGCAAATACTTATGATAGTTTAGGTGAAATTTATGAAGCTGTCGGAAAACTGGAACTTGCCAAACAAAACTATCAAAAATCATTAGACTTAAATCCTAAAAATAAAAATGCTGCGCAAATGATTGCAAAAATCGATGCGCAGCTAAAATTAAAATAA
- the glgB gene encoding 1,4-alpha-glucan branching protein GlgB, with the protein MNKVITHSLFTDFDIDLFKAGKHFKLYEKLGAHLIEVNGVKGVYFAVWAPTAESVSVVGDFNYWTQGEHLLQVRWDSSGIWEGFIPDITKGALYKYKIQSNINGIVTEKADPFALYCEKPPHTASVVWDLDYNWKDENWMQSRQENNALDKPYSVYEVHLGSWKRAENNRFLTYLELADDLVKYVKETGFTHVEFMPIMEYPYDPSWGYQLTGYFAPTSRFGKPQDFMVLVDKLHQAGIGVILDWVPSHFPDDAHGLGFFDGSHLYEHPDRRKGYHPDWKSLVFNYGRNEVRAFLISNAVFWLQQYHADGLRVDAVASMLYLDYSRNDGEWEPNIYGGRENLETISFLKEFNEVIYANFYGVQTIAEESTSFPMVSRPTFTGGLGFGMKWMMGWMHDTLKYFQKETVYRKYHQNDLTFSMTYAFTENFMLPFSHDEVVYGKKSIANKMPGDEWQKFANLRLLYGYMFTHPGTKLLFMGSEFGQSDEWNFEKSLDWHLLQYDYHSGIKKVITDLNHLYKSRPALYEKQFTGEGFEWINYSDHQNAILSYIRKGNNANENLVVVCNFTQVVRENYRIGIPQKGKLEEIFNSDAAIYGGSGIGNSKTIKIEATPYDGRDFSVELILPPLSVTVYSFA; encoded by the coding sequence ATGAATAAAGTTATCACGCATTCTCTATTTACTGATTTTGATATTGATTTATTCAAAGCCGGAAAACACTTCAAATTATACGAAAAATTAGGAGCGCATTTAATTGAAGTTAACGGAGTAAAAGGCGTTTATTTTGCGGTTTGGGCTCCAACGGCAGAATCTGTTTCGGTAGTTGGTGATTTTAATTATTGGACTCAAGGCGAACATTTGTTGCAAGTTCGTTGGGATTCTTCTGGAATATGGGAAGGATTTATTCCGGATATTACAAAAGGAGCGCTTTATAAATATAAAATTCAATCGAATATAAACGGAATCGTAACCGAAAAGGCTGATCCATTTGCTTTGTATTGTGAGAAACCGCCTCATACAGCGTCTGTTGTCTGGGATTTGGATTATAATTGGAAAGACGAAAATTGGATGCAATCCCGTCAGGAAAATAATGCTCTCGATAAACCATATTCCGTTTATGAAGTGCATTTAGGATCTTGGAAACGTGCCGAAAACAATCGTTTTTTGACTTATCTGGAATTGGCAGACGATTTAGTGAAATATGTTAAGGAAACGGGTTTTACGCACGTAGAATTCATGCCAATTATGGAATATCCATATGATCCTTCGTGGGGCTATCAATTAACGGGATATTTTGCGCCAACTTCTCGTTTTGGAAAACCGCAGGATTTTATGGTTCTGGTTGATAAATTACATCAGGCTGGTATTGGCGTAATTTTAGACTGGGTTCCGTCACATTTTCCTGATGACGCGCATGGTTTAGGGTTCTTTGACGGATCTCATTTGTATGAACATCCAGATCGCAGAAAAGGGTATCATCCGGATTGGAAAAGTTTGGTTTTTAATTACGGACGTAATGAAGTTCGTGCTTTCTTAATTAGTAATGCTGTTTTTTGGCTTCAGCAATATCATGCTGATGGATTGAGAGTCGATGCTGTTGCTTCGATGTTGTATCTGGATTATTCGAGAAATGATGGCGAATGGGAACCTAATATTTATGGCGGAAGAGAAAATCTTGAAACCATAAGCTTCCTTAAAGAGTTTAATGAGGTAATCTACGCTAATTTTTATGGAGTTCAAACTATTGCTGAAGAAAGCACTTCTTTTCCGATGGTTTCAAGACCAACATTTACTGGCGGTTTAGGCTTTGGAATGAAATGGATGATGGGTTGGATGCACGATACTTTAAAATACTTTCAGAAGGAAACTGTTTATAGAAAATACCATCAAAACGATTTGACTTTTTCGATGACATATGCTTTTACGGAGAATTTTATGCTACCATTTTCTCATGACGAAGTAGTTTACGGAAAGAAATCTATTGCCAATAAAATGCCCGGAGACGAATGGCAGAAATTTGCCAATTTAAGATTACTCTACGGTTATATGTTCACGCATCCGGGAACTAAACTATTGTTTATGGGATCTGAATTTGGTCAAAGTGATGAATGGAATTTTGAGAAAAGTTTAGATTGGCATTTACTTCAGTATGATTATCATTCGGGAATAAAAAAAGTAATTACAGATTTAAATCACTTATATAAATCCCGTCCGGCATTGTATGAAAAGCAATTTACTGGCGAAGGTTTTGAGTGGATTAATTACTCAGATCATCAAAATGCAATTTTATCTTATATCCGAAAAGGAAATAACGCTAATGAAAATCTAGTTGTAGTTTGTAATTTCACGCAAGTGGTAAGAGAAAATTACAGAATAGGAATTCCGCAGAAAGGAAAGCTCGAAGAAATTTTTAATAGCGACGCAGCAATCTACGGAGGAAGTGGTATTGGAAATTCTAAAACAATAAAAATAGAAGCTACACCTTATGATGGCAGAGATTTTTCAGTCGAATTAATTTTACCGCCTTTAAGCGTTACCGTTTATTCGTTTGCATAA
- a CDS encoding glucose-1-phosphate adenylyltransferase — protein sequence MKFKKKNVVAIILGGGQGSRLFPLTETRSKPAVPIGGKYRLVDIPISNCINSDIFKIFVLTQFNSASLNAHIKNTFNFSIFSQSFVDILAAEQTPDNPTWFQGTADAVRQCMPHFLKHEFDHALILSGDQLYQMDFNAMLEAHIAADAEISIATLPVNAKDAPEFGILKTDHENRIQAFIEKPNASLLPEWESEVSDQMREKGKKYLASMGIYIFNKSLLVDLMCNPETKDFGKEIIPEAVNKHKILSYQYEGYWTDIGNIESFFEANIGLTDDIPEFNLFDNENKIFTRPRLLPPSKFRNSIINQSLISEGCIINAKEIKRSVIGIRSRIGAGTVIENCYVMGNDFYQDLDEMHQESSDNKIHVGIGENCFIHNALVDKNVRIGNNVHISGGKHLDNFTNELYSIKDGIVVIKKGAILADNFRIE from the coding sequence ATGAAATTTAAAAAGAAAAATGTAGTTGCTATTATTTTAGGAGGAGGACAAGGATCACGTTTGTTTCCATTAACCGAAACAAGATCAAAACCAGCAGTTCCGATTGGTGGAAAATACCGATTGGTTGATATTCCTATTTCAAATTGTATCAATTCTGATATTTTTAAAATATTTGTTTTGACACAGTTTAACTCGGCATCTTTGAATGCCCATATCAAAAACACCTTTAATTTTAGTATTTTCAGCCAATCATTTGTTGATATTTTGGCAGCTGAGCAAACTCCGGATAATCCAACTTGGTTTCAGGGAACTGCAGATGCTGTTCGACAATGTATGCCGCATTTTTTGAAACATGAATTTGATCATGCTTTGATTTTATCAGGTGATCAATTGTATCAAATGGATTTTAACGCAATGTTAGAAGCTCATATTGCTGCCGATGCTGAAATTTCTATTGCAACTTTACCGGTAAATGCTAAAGATGCTCCAGAATTTGGAATCCTTAAAACAGATCATGAAAATCGTATTCAGGCTTTTATAGAAAAACCAAATGCTTCATTATTACCTGAATGGGAATCTGAAGTAAGTGATCAAATGCGCGAAAAAGGTAAAAAATACCTGGCTTCGATGGGTATTTATATTTTTAATAAATCATTGTTGGTTGATTTAATGTGTAATCCTGAAACGAAGGATTTTGGAAAAGAAATTATTCCGGAGGCTGTTAATAAACATAAAATTTTAAGTTATCAATACGAAGGATATTGGACAGATATTGGAAACATTGAATCTTTTTTTGAAGCTAATATCGGTTTAACTGATGATATTCCGGAGTTTAATTTATTTGATAATGAGAACAAGATTTTTACAAGGCCAAGATTATTACCCCCATCAAAATTTAGAAATTCAATTATAAATCAATCTCTGATTTCTGAGGGCTGCATTATAAACGCCAAAGAAATTAAAAGATCTGTTATTGGTATTCGTTCCAGAATTGGCGCAGGTACTGTTATTGAAAATTGTTACGTAATGGGTAACGATTTTTATCAGGATCTTGATGAAATGCATCAGGAAAGCAGCGACAATAAAATTCATGTAGGAATTGGCGAAAACTGCTTTATACACAATGCTTTGGTTGACAAAAATGTTCGAATAGGAAACAACGTTCATATTAGCGGCGGAAAACATTTGGATAATTTCACGAATGAATTGTATAGTATAAAAGACGGAATTGTTGTCATTAAAAAAGGAGCTATTCTCGCTGATAATTTTAGAATAGAATAA